A section of the Drosophila sechellia strain sech25 chromosome 3L, ASM438219v1, whole genome shotgun sequence genome encodes:
- the LOC6616398 gene encoding dnaJ homolog subfamily C member 2 — protein MTSGTVATAVEVQLPLKVVRRKIERVGFAYFAQRRQFLAPGGVERSESDEKLEGVGEEVDISYLKSLDPKEWKDQDHYAILGLGKLRYEASEDDIRRAYRRMVLLHHPDKRKAKGEEVIQDDDYFTCITKAYEILGTSKPRRSFDSVDPEFDDSLPSQNDIDNDFFGVFNKSFTLNGRWSEKPHVPAFGQVDAKREEVERFYNFWYDFKSWREFSYLDEEDKEKGQDRDERRWIEKENRAARIKRKKEEMSRIRSLVDLAYNNDKRIQRFKQEEKDRKAAAKRAKMDAAQAQKAEADRAIREAALAKEKAEKAEQKRIEQIRIEREQQKKLLKKERKTLRDKVKDCKYYAKNDKDQLKHMEGTEKICETFNLAELQALNKAMESKGRESFFAALQTAEQKIAAELEEINQTQAKKLASSAVTPKGVKEVKKNELWSNENVQLLIKAVNLFPAGTAQRWDVIATFINQHSQDNTVLVTAKDVLNKAKALQNTDHSKSSLKTQANDAAFASFEKSKKDVQTCKDITLGEETTAQASKENLKQNGVDHKANNQSTKQNGTSPATATPAAAAPAPVPATNGSSGGGAASKTWTKEEQALLEQAIKTYPTTTPDRWDCIAACIPNRSKKDCLRRVKELVELVNSKKEAQAAVK, from the exons ATGACGAGCGGTACGGTAGCGACGGCGGTGGAGGTGCAGCTGCCGCTCAAGGTCGTTCGCCGTAAAATCGAGCGCGTTGGCTTCGCTTACTTTGCGCAACGGCGCCAATTTCTAGCTCCCGGCGGCGTGGAGCGCAGCGAAAGCGATGAGAAGTTGGAGGGCGTCGGCGAGGAGGTGGACATCAGCTACCTGAAGTCGCTGGATCCCAAGGAGTGGAAGGACCAGGATCACTACGCCATTCTTGGCTTGGGCAAGCTCCG ATACGAGGCCAGCGAGGATGATATTCGACGGGCTTACAGGCGCATGGTCCTGCTGCATCATCCCGATAAGCGGAAAGCCAAGGGCGAGGAAGTCATTCAGGACGACGACTACTTCACATGCATAACCAAAGCTTACGAGATACTGG GAACATCCAAGCCGCGCCGCAGCTTTGACTCAGTGGATCCCGAGTTTGACGACTCGCTGCCCTCACAGAACGACATAGATAACGACTTCTTTGGCGTATTCAACAAATCCTTCACACTTAACGGGCGCTGGAGCGAAAAGCCGCATGTTCCCGCCTTCGGACAGGTGGACGCCAAACGCGAGGAAGTGGAGCGCTTCTACAACTTCTGGTACGATTTTAAATCATGGCGGGAATTCAGCTACTTGGACGAAGAGGACAAGGAGAAGGGCCAGGACCGCGACGAACGTCGCTGGATCGAAAAGGAGAACAGGGCGGCTCGAATCAAGCGCAAGAAGGAGGAAATGTCTCGCATCAGGTCGCTCGTCGATTTGGCCTACAACAATGATAAGCGCATTCAGCGCTTCAAGCAGGAGGAAAAGGATCGCAAGGCTGCTGCCAAGCGAGCCAAGATGGACGCCGCCCAGGCCCAGAAGGCAGAAGCTGATCGAGCCATCCGTGAAGCGGCTTTGGCCAAGGAGAAGGCTGAAAAGGCCGAGCAGAAACGCATCGAGCAGATCCGCATCGAACGCGAGCAGCAGAAAAAGCTGCTTAAGAAGGAGCGCAAAACGCTGCGCGACAAGGTCAAGGACTGCAAGTATTATGCCAAGAACGACAAGGATCAGCTGAAGCACATGGAGGGCACCGAGAAGATTTGCGAGACCTTCAATCTTGCAGAGCTGCAAGCTCTAAATAAGGCAATGGAAAGCAAGGGCCGTGAGTCGTTTTTTGCTGCCCTGCAAACGGCCGAGCAGAAGATAGCTGCCGAGTTGGAGGAGATTAACCAGACACAGGCCAAGAAGCTCGCCTCCTCAGCGGTCACGCCAAAAGGCGTTAAGGAGGTCAAGAAGAATGAGCTCTGGAGTAATGAGAACGTGCAGTTGCTTATCAAGGCGGTTAATCTGTTTCCCGCAGGCACTGCGCAGCGTTGGGATGTCATAGCCACGTTCATCAACCAGCATAGCCAAGATAACACTGTTCTGGTCACTGCAAAGGATGTGCTCAACAAAGCGAAGGCGCTCCAGAACACAGATCACTCGAAGAGCTCCCTGAAGACCCAAGCCAACGATGCGGCATTTGCCAGTTTCGAGAAGTCCAAGAAAGATGTTCAGACGTGTAAGGATATAACCCTGGGCGAGGAGACGACGGCCCAGGCGAGCAAGGAGAACTTGAAACAGAACGGAGTAGATCACAAGGCGAACAATCAGTCAACCAAGCAGAATGGCACGTCTCCAGCTACAGCAACCCCCGCAGCTGCTGCACCAGCCCCAGTTCCAGCCACAAATGGGTCATCGGGTGGCGGTGCTGCATCCAAAACCTGGACCAAGGAGGAGCAAGCCCTGCTCGAACAGGCCATTAAAACCTATCCAACGACGACACCCGATCGCTGGGATTGCATCGCCGCCTGCATACCGAATCGCAGTAAAAAGGACTGCTTGCGTCGCGTTAAGGAGCTGGTCGAGCTGGTTAACTCCAAGAAAGAGGCACAGGCGGCGGTCAAATGA